From one Megalobrama amblycephala isolate DHTTF-2021 unplaced genomic scaffold, ASM1881202v1 scaffold450, whole genome shotgun sequence genomic stretch:
- the LOC125261648 gene encoding C-type lectin domain family 10 member A-like, with the protein MELEDIYENVENDDTEDTTKPRTLNHSQDEGKDQKCRGSRRLVLMTVCLGIVCALLLVSIISQHISNRAERESLFKSNKNTAEEFNQTINSLQDNYTELMTEKHQLKNNFNSLSQKKLELETRVNDLMAEKNQLQRNIDSLSQNKLELENELRKLSEQAIGCLVVSNEEKSWSDSRKYCRDRGGDLVIIKSEKKQRSETARLLAQRNGTL; encoded by the exons ATGGAATTAGAGGacatttatgaaaatgttgaaaaCGATGATACTGAGGATACAACTAAACCTCGAACACTGAATCACAGCCAGGATGAAGGAAAAGATCAAAAGTGCA GAGGAAGCAGACGTTTGGTGTTGATGACAGTGTGTCTCGGGATCGTTTGTGCTCTTCTGCTGGTCTCCATCATATCGCAGCACATCTCCAACAGAGCAGAGAGAGAATCTCTGTTCAAGAGTAACAAGAACACAGCTGAAGAGTTCAATCAGACCATCAACAGCTTACAGGACAATTACACTGAACTAATGACTGAAAAACACCAACTGAAGAACAACTTCAACTCTTTGAGTCAGAAAAAACTGGAGCTGGAGACCAGAGTCAATGATCTTATGGCTGAGAAAAACCAGTTACAGAGAAACATTGATTCTTTGAGTCAGAATAAACTAGAGTTAGAGAATGAACTAAGGAAGTTATCTGAGCAAG CAATTGGCTGTCTTGTTGTGTCCAATGAGGAGAAGAGCTGGTCTGACAGCAGGAAGTACTGCAGGGATCGTGGTGGTGATCTGGTCATTATCAAGAGTGAAAAGAAGCAG cgcAGTGAAACTGCACGTCTATTGGCTCAAAGGAATGGAACtctttga